ggagacacCTTCGCGGCGGCCCATGAATATTCTTCCATCAGACAGCGAGGATGATCCTTTCGCCAGCATCCCAGATTTGTCTGTGGATTTGACGAGAGAGATGCAGAACCTCCATCTCACCACCgcgaagaagagcaacgcGGCCGGCAGCCCAAGCCAGGCGAGGTCACCCACCAGCCCATCCAAGTTTGCAAAGTTCCAATCTGCTAGAGGCTTTACGACATTGTCACCTGATGGGCAACTGAGCCCGGAGATGAATAGCCTTGTCGGAGAAGAGTTCGACAAGTTAGATGCCCGGGTAATGGAAGATTCTGAGCTGTATCTTGAAGAATCTCGCCAAGATGAGAGCAGCTTCCACGACGACAAGGCTAACAGTACTCCCTCGACGACCACCAAGAAACGCAACCTCACCATCACGTTCTCTTCACCTGTTGCATCCATCATACAAGATGTGGTGGTGGCAGAGGATCTGGACAaccttgaagatgatcctGAGCTTCCAAATGGCCATTTCAACAGTTCATCACCTAGGAAGTCGCCAGGCCATGCCAGTATTGGAAAATCAGCGTTGAAGAACGGCGGTAATGGACAAGGCTGGAGTAACCGTATTCCCTCACGAAATGGCCCAGCATTTGTTCCTCGACCTGTCTCGCGGATTGACGAGCAAGACGAGGATAGCACGATCGAGCTTCCCATTGATGACCAGCGCCAAGTCAGCATCATTGGGGACACAAGCGTCGTCAGTCATAAAACACCCGACGGCCGCCGCACCAGTCTCAGCTTCGTCGTCAACCCAACACCAAACAACAACTTCTACCCAACTCCTACCGACGACAGTGTCATGATTGGCCAGAATGTTGGAAAGCTTTCCCTTAGCCCTTTGTCTGAATTTACTATCAATAATACGGATCAGTCGTTCGGCTTCGAGGTCAGTTATGTTATGGGTCGACGGCACGCGGCCACTGGAGATGGTTCTAAGAAGGTCATGTCCATGACGATACGGGAACTTGTGGACAAGCTTAGTGAGGTTGAACCGTATGAGCCTTACTGGGAAGACATCACAGAACTAGATCTTCAAGAGAAGCGACTGGGAAGTCTGCACATGTTGGACCAGTTCTGCGGGAAGCTGGTGACACTAGACGCTTCCAAGAATGCACTGGGGCACTTGGACGGCGTGCCGCCTAGTGTTCGGCAGCTCAAGGTATCGCAGAATATGCTGACCGAGTTGACATCTTGGGATCACTTGATGAACCTTCAGTACGTGGATATTTCTGGTAACGAGGTCAAGAGCCTTTCTGCTCTCAAGGGTTTGGTACATCTGCGAAGCATCAGGGCCGACAACAACCAACTGACgagccttgatggcctcgatACCCATGATGGACTGCTGTCTCTTCGAGCCCGAGACAACTTGATCGAGGAAGTTGATTTTGCAAGAGTTAAGATGGAGCGCCTCACTGAACTCGATTTGGGAGGCAACAGAGTTTCCTCGGTCCGGAACCTCGAGTTGGCTCCCGCTCTGTCGCGGTTGAGGCTGTCCAAGAACAAGCTTACAAGCTTTGTGGTGCCATCGTGTATCAAAACACTTCGTCAGTTGGAACTGAGCGATAACCAACTTACCTGTTTGGACGTCAGCAACTTGCCCAACTTACACTCAGTACATGCTGATCGCAACCGCATTACTGAGTTGAGTGGTTTCAGCCGAGCTCGAAAGCTCGATAGCCTAAGTCTCAGGGAGCAGCGGGCAGATAAggctctcaaccttggcttcctttcttcagccTGCGAAGTCCGCAAGCTTTTCCTTTCTGGCAACTACCTGGGCACCTTTGCGCCCACAGTGGACTTTCTCAACTTGCAACTCCTTGAGCTCGCCAACTGTGGAATTCAGGCGTTGCCAGACAACCTTGGTCAGCTGATGCCTAACCTCCGAACGTTgaacatcaacttcaacgcGATCCGAGATTTGGAACCGCTCCGGTTCATTCCAcgactcaagaagctcctggTGGCAGGCAACCGACTAGCTGATTCTACCATGGTGACCGAATTGCTTATCGAGTTTCCACACCTCACTCAACTTGATCTGAGGGACAATCCTATCACGATTGGTTTCTACGCGCCAACGCAGATGTTGGTCCCTGCGGATCGCGAGGGTTACGTTGACCCGTTTATGCTGCCTGACACAGATGTCGAGCGTGACCAGCTGTTCTCTAGTCGACTAGATGAGATGACCAAGTTACGGCGACGACTACACCAAATTGTGTTTGTGGCAAGTTGCAAGAGATTACGAAAATTAGATGGCCTCGGCATCGACCGAGAGACGGTCCTAGCCAAAGACGCCGTGTTTCAGACACTGGTTGCTGAGGGCCTGTTGCCAGATGAGACACTCGTTGGTGAAAACTCTTCACCTTGCAAAGATGTGACGGCGGAAAATAAGACGATGGGGACGATGCGAAGCAGCCGTTGGAATGCAGAGGACAGCTTTGCCTAAGGGGCACTACAAAAGTGTATAATTCGAGAGGCGAGAAGGGGGTTTTGAGCTGTGCATATTTGAATGAGGCGTTTGTGGAATGTTTTGATTGGTtttgatttcttttttttttttttctctctctcagATCAAGGGAGCGAGAGGCAGGCTAGGGAATGGCCCTTAAAGGGGTAGGAAAACGGATCAtgaatgaagatggcattgccAGGCTGGATTTTGGCATTGGTAGGAGTTCATGGGATTAACTATTACGAGTAATTATCTTACATAAGGTAGCTTATGGGGACATGAGCTGTATGAATACTACATACATGATATGAAGCTGAACTGAAGATGAAGCGTTGTAACAGAagtgaagagaaaagaagtgAAGTGTCAAACAGTTAATTACGAGACGCATTGACAAGGGAGGTCTTAGCCTGGTCTGTCATGCGGATGATGCTGTAGACCAACTCAAAACGCGTCCACTCGGTAAAGTATCAGGTACGAAATGGTAATCTTCAAGGGTACCTTGTATCAGAATATTAATTGGCTGCAGGATGAAGTCGCGCTGATCATTGCAGCCTCATCGACGTCAGAGATACGCACTCCATTTTGGGTGCTCAATTATGAAGCTTCCATTCTATCAAGGTtgctcatcaagctcttcaaagcTGGACAATGGCCGCGCGATACAAGACACAACAAACACGATTCTGactcttcttttcctttgagaggaagaaacaaGCCACATATTGTTTTACTGACGAGTCAGACATGGGCTGGGATGCGAAATGTTCTGGAATTGTCCAGGGTGCGGGAATCTTCGGGCTGTTGGCCAGGCATAGTCTAGCTAGGATGGCCCTGGAGATGAAATCTATTTCAACTGTGCACGAGCTTGTAAGTGATCATGTCTGAGCTCAGCTTTTGGCGCTGTCGGTTTAAAATAACAAGCTTTTTTGCTGGTGGTGGccccttgagcttgaagaaaaagggaaaggaagaacCCAACCGTGGAGACGAGCGTCAGGTACCCTTTTGATACAACAGGTTGGCAGGGAAATAGTGTATCTGTTAAAACAGAGGAGCTATCTTGGCGTGGTCGTGAATTAGGGAAATCATTTGTCTATCAATATCCTTTCCATTCATCTGGACGTTTGGGTTTATCGCTTCCATTCTGCTCGGTTCGGTATCAATGCCTGCTACAAATTCAGGGCGGGTTGGTGCGGTAGGGCGACTTGGGCTCCCTAAAACTGATAGATGATGCCCTGAAGACCAATCAGTTTTACGGAGGAGCAACAAGCCCGGACGACCTAAAAGGGCATAAAGCACCCGGCCTGGAGTTCCATGACCTAACTAGGTGCTGGGGTTACAGGTACAGATTACTTTGAAGAGGCGTAGTCTGGTTGCTCTGACTCTTTCTTCGTAGGGGGTAATTTTAAGACATTATTCAATGGTTGCAAAGGCAACAGAATATTTTCTTAATAGTTTGCTTTGAATGCTTCTCCCATTCAAAACtgcttccagcttcttcatcgcaatTCTATGAATATTGTCATATCTTACCTAATATCATATCGACAGCTTCCATTCATCCCGTCCCCATGCAAAAGCACATGTACCCAGTACAAACCCCTCGGTTGTCTTTTCGATCGCACACCCTCCCTCGTCTGTGCAACCCACACCCTTCAttattgattgattgattgatcgcttgcttgcttgcttgcttgcttgcttgcttgctctctctttctctcgctctcctccttctcatcttttTTCTCCCAGCATTTTACCTGTCTTGTCCCCTAGACAAGCATAAACCCCCAATACGATTCGATCTCTTCAGCTATGGCGACGGCCATGGAAGCGGCCGACCCTATGTCGTCACTCCAGAGGTCCGTCTCCCAGCACAGCAGCGCCTCATATGCGTCATACGCCTCTCACGTATCCCACACCTCGAACCgaagctccagaagcaaCCGAAGCGCAACTGTCAGAGGCCCTCGCGGTCGCAAACGTCCCAGTCAGCCTGTTAGCTCTGCGAGTAGTATAGCTGCCAGCGACAAGAGTCTCACGAGCTTTCCTAGCTTCTCACCTGAAAGCCCAGGCAATGATCCACTCAGCGGACAAGACGATGCTCCCGACGACACTCCCGTTCCTCCCACTGCGGCCCCGGATGTTGGGCGCAAATCGATAGTTGATCTGACTGGAGGCTCAGATGTGCGAAGTGCCTTGTTTGAGGAGGACCATCCGGTGCGCAAGGTCCCGGGCTCGTTGCATAACGCCGATGAcgagcatcttcaacgcttGATATCGCGGCACGGCGCCATTGGACTGATCAGACAAATATCCGAAGACCTCGCTCAACGAGATGCCCAGATCGCCAATATGCGCCGCCGCGCTGATGAACGAGAAAGGGCCTTGCGCAAGATCATTCGAGAATGCGGCCTCTCTAACCTGGATCTTGAAACTCGCCTACGGACTGTGGAGGCTGAGCTACGCGCGGCCAACAAGGGACTCCGGAGAGAGCATACTGGATTAAGCGACCTCATGAGCGATGCGATGCAAGACACTGTAGTGGCTACTGCGTACGGCGAGACAGTCGCTAAGAGTTCTACCATCCGCGCAAGTAGCCAGTCTTTCAGCAACCCCAGCGAGAACGGCAGCGGCAAGGGCACGTTAAAGGGGTGGAAGGATTATCTCTGGGGCTCTGGAACCGCAAAGCGAGGCAGCCGTACTAACAGTATGAACGGCGAAGGAGTAAACCCTACAACTGTGATTCGATCGCACTCTAGTATGGACCGACGACCAACGTTGCAGGAGGATCTCTTCAGTCCACCAGACACGCAATCTACTCGAAGCCCAAGCCGTGCATCAAGCATTCAATCGGGCGCAACTGGCGAGCGCAaagcatcgtcatcgctcGCAAGCATGGCCCTTCGTTTGGTGGCGGGCGGAGCTATAAGTACACGCGAGGCTGAATCTCGAGGCCGTGCTACCAGCACTACCTCCAATAAGGGTGGCTCTCTTCGAGCTGCTTCGACTACAAGCAGCCGCACGGGTCAGTCTCGAGCAGTGTCGATTGCTGGCGGTCCCAAggcgttgatggcgatgcgTAAAGCGACACCAGGATCATCCGCTCAAGGATCAGGCCGATCACAGGGACAAGAGGCTTGGGACAGTATGCGAGGCAGCCCTCCGGATAACTTATCATCTCCACAAGAGAGCTATGGGCCTGTGGAGATGGACGCTATTCGATCACCAGAGTCACAGCCACCAACATTAACACATATTTATAACAACTTTCCGAACAGCGAGTATCTGACGGACCGGTTTGGATTCATATACGATCAGCGACGCAAGAAACGGCAACGCGAGGCGGCGCAGGTGGCTCGACATATCCGTAAGGGCAGTCGAACAGAGATGCTGGCTAACGGTCGAGGTGGCATTTCACCCAACGCGTTAGAGGACCTTCCCAGCCCTAAGGGAAGTGTGTCGAGCGAGGGACGTCCTGAGAGTCTGAACAGCATGGAGGAGCGTAACGCGGAAGAGGGCAAAGCTAAGAGATGGACCGATTATCTGAAAATCGCAACGTTCCCTACGGAACTGCTGAGTCACACTCCAAGCATCGCGATACCGTCAATCGAAGTTATGGAGGGAGCTCAGACACCCGAGCCAGAGCTATACCCCACCGAACCTGTCAAGCCAGTAATCGTTTCAACCAACTCTGGTCTTATTCCATCAGCTAGCACAACTACTGCAGTAGACAGCGAGACATCACGGCCCTCTCAATCCGAATCATCCATCGCCCTCACAAAGGACGATACCGAAcctgtcaagcttcttctaCAACAACTGAGCGATGTCCACGATGCCCTTCAGCGCGAAAAGACAGTTCGATGGAACGATTTTCTTCGAAAGGTGCGCGCCGAACGCAAGCGAGAGGGTGAGGCCGCtattgctgctgccaaaTCCGCTGCTGATGCTCGCTACGAACAACCTGCCATGATCCTTCCTGAAACCCGCGTTGCCGATGGTGAGATGATTGGAGTTTCAGGCCTCGGCGTCAAAGGAAAGGTTGGACGAGCTAAATGGAACGAATTCAAAACCCTGGTTTTGGGCGGCATTCCTGTCACCTATCGCGCCAAGGTGTGGTCAGAGTGTTCAGGCGCTGCAGCCCTTCGTGTCCCTGGCTATTATGAGGACTTGGTCGCTCAGACCggtgaagacgacgatgctgttgttgtgaGTCAGATTCAGATGGACATCAACAGGACCTTGACGGACAATATTTTCTTCCGTAAGGGACCTGGTGTCAAGAAACTGAACGAAGTCTTGTTGGCGTACTCCAGACGCAATAAGGACGTGGGATACTGCCAAGGCATGAATTTGATTGCTGCAAACTTGTTGCTCATGATGCCCTCTGCCGAGGACGCATTTTGGATTCTTACTTCAATCATCGAGAATATCCTTCCCCACGGCTACTACGACCACTCACTCATGGCCTCCCGCGCAGATCAACAGGTTCTACGACAGTATGTCTCAGCAatcctccccaagctctcAGCACATCTCGATTCGCTATCCATTGAGCTCGAGGCCTTGACGTTCCAGTGGTTCCTCTCCGTCTTCACCGACTGTCTCAGCGCCGAGGCCCTCTTCCGCGTCTGGGACGTCGTCCTCTGCACCAACGACGGCAGCACATTTCTCTTCCAAGTCGCCCTCgcgctcctcaagctcaacgaggGAAACCTGCTACAGTGCAACACACCTGCTGGTGTATACACATACATCAGCCATCAGATGACAGAGCACGCCATCAGCATCGACGGTCTTCTACAAGCAAGCGAGGGTCTACGAAAAGTTATTCGCCGAGAAGACGTTGAGCAGCGAAGAGAAAAGGCTATTCAAGCTGAAAAGGATATGATCATGGCTCGAGATGGAGACTCAGCGCGAAGCAGGCCCACAGCCGAGACGGAA
This genomic interval from Fusarium verticillioides 7600 chromosome 1, whole genome shotgun sequence contains the following:
- a CDS encoding hypothetical protein (At least one base has a quality score < 10); this encodes MATAMEAADPMSSLQRSVSQHSSASYASYASHVSHTSNRSSRSNRSATVRGPRGRKRPSQPVSSASSIAASDKSLTSFPSFSPESPGNDPLSGQDDAPDDTPVPPTAAPDVGRKSIVDLTGGSDVRSALFEEDHPVRKVPGSLHNADDEHLQRLISRHGAIGLIRQISEDLAQRDAQIANMRRRADERERALRKIIRECGLSNLDLETRLRTVEAELRAANKGLRREHTGLSDLMSDAMQDTVVATAYGETVAKSSTIRASSQSFSNPSENGSGKGTLKGWKDYLWGSGTAKRGSRTNSMNGEGVNPTTVIRSHSSMDRRPTLQEDLFSPPDTQSTRSPSRASSIQSGATGERKASSSLASMALRLVAGGAISTREAESRGRATSTTSNKGGSLRAASTTSSRTGQSRAVSIAGGPKALMAMRKATPGSSAQGSGRSQGQEAWDSMRGSPPDNLSSPQESYGPVEMDAIRSPESQPPTLTHIYNNFPNSEYLTDRFGFIYDQRRKKRQREAAQVARHIRKGSRTEMLANGRGGISPNALEDLPSPKGSVSSEGRPESLNSMEERNAEEGKAKRWTDYLKIATFPTELLSHTPSIAIPSIEVMEGAQTPEPELYPTEPVKPVIVSTNSGLIPSASTTTAVDSETSRPSQSESSIALTKDDTEPVKLLLQQLSDVHDALQREKTVRWNDFLRKVRAERKREGEAAIAAAKSAADARYEQPAMILPETRVADGEMIGVSGLGVKGKVGRAKWNEFKTLVLGGIPVTYRAKVWSECSGAAALRVPGYYEDLVAQTGEDDDAVVVSQIQMDINRTLTDNIFFRKGPGVKKLNEVLLAYSRRNKDVGYCQGMNLIAANLLLMMPSAEDAFWILTSIIENILPHGYYDHSLMASRADQQVLRQYVSAILPKLSAHLDSLSIELEALTFQWFLSVFTDCLSAEALFRVWDVVLCTNDGSTFLFQVALALLKLNEGNLLQCNTPAGVYTYISHQMTEHAISIDGLLQASEGLRKVIRREDVEQRREKAIQAEKDMIMARDGDSARSRPTAETESETAATQSGEE